TAAGTCACTGCAATATGCAAAATTATGAGAGAAGTCTGCTTATTCTGTTTTCTAGAGGTGAAAGGATGGTAATTTTTGTACAGATTAGGAGGGGGGTGGGGTGGCGGTGGGGTAAGTATTTGTATTAAGCAGATTTTTTTGGAGATTTTGAATGAGTCTTTGATTCTTACCAGGGTGAGGTGATGTTGCCTGGTGATTTCTTCGCCGTATCCCTGGTAATTTCCACCGCTTCCCTGATGATCTGCTCTTGTTTGATCCAGATCTGGAGGAGGGGTAGGTCTTTGGTGTTGATTTTGAGCAGCTGTGTAGCGGGGAGGGGCGTGTGGGTGGTGGGGAGGGTGAGAGAGGGTATACTTGCGTGGGAGGTAAGGGTGTGGGGGAAAGTTGCGATTCTGTTGGGCCTTGTAGAACGATTGGCCTGGTTAGCTGGCGGGGTGGTCGGCCTGGTTAGCTGGCGGGGTGGTTGGCCTGGTTAGCTGGCGGGCTGGTTGGCCTGGTTAGCTGGCGGGTGATCGACAGGTAAGGTAAATTTCCTATCGGGCACACTGTTGCCAAATATCGCTGTCCATACGTTTTAATACCTCGTGCCTTGATTAATCATTAAGTTGTAGTACTAGTATTTACATAAAGTGTTCAAAGAAAAGCAGTAAAAGGACCCTGTGCAATCAAACATGCTACACAGGTGTCTGGTACGGGCCTGCAACTTCTTCAACACATAACTCTCTTTAGAATCTTAAACTACAATCTTTTTTTTGCGGAATCTTAAACTACAATCTCAGAAAAGAACTCGACCACAGATTCTAGGAGAAGCAGATTCTAGAATTTTTTTTCCAGAATTTTGATTCTATAGAATCTTGcgcgaaaagaactggccctatgTGCGGGATGATGTTTTTTTTTGGATGATGTTGGAtggcagagtaagatccacacgcgTTGAAGATGCCCTGACACAGTGACACTGGCATAACGAGAGAGATGCACCGGTGCACACACGCCGCACGGTGGCCTGGTACTAGCACACTGCGGCGCACCACACCACACCGTGCACGCTGCAGTTTCGGCCACGGGAAAACGTTTGGATGGAGGCGCTGGGCCTCCTGGGCCGCGCGTGCCGCCTCGGCCACTTCCGCCGCCGCAGCACGGccactcctccccctccccctcctcgcagcaacagcAAGCGCTGCAGAGCCGTGCGCGCCGGAGCCAGAGCCGCCTCGTCGTCGGCGCCGCGGGCGATGGAAGCCAAGCGGGAGGAGCCGAGGGTGGTGACGCTGCGGCCGGTGGAGGCCACGCCGGAGTCCTTCGCGCCCTTCGGGCAGGTCATCGCCGCCTCCCCCGACGGCGACCAGTTCGGCCCCCACGACGCCCAGCTCGACCTCAGCCGCGGCATCCCCAGGTTCGATTCTCCACATACTAGCACCACCAACCAATCATCCTCTCCTACCTGAACTAGACTCAAGATTCTGAAATTTTATTCTCCCCTCTCCATCTTGCCAGGTTCTACATCATGAGATTGGAGAGCAGGCCGCTCAAGTTCTCGTCCATCACCCACCACGC
The Triticum dicoccoides isolate Atlit2015 ecotype Zavitan chromosome 3A, WEW_v2.0, whole genome shotgun sequence genome window above contains:
- the LOC119269482 gene encoding uncharacterized protein LOC119269482, yielding MEALGLLGRACRLGHFRRRSTATPPPPPPRSNSKRCRAVRAGARAASSSAPRAMEAKREEPRVVTLRPVEATPESFAPFGQVIAASPDGDQFGPHDAQLDLSRGIPRFYIMRLESRPLKFSSITHHASVTQCLGSIGGQDWYLGVAKPSIVDGATEQSGGGSAVQSRAGHFYLPPDPSEVCVFRVSGPKFLKLHAGTWHAGPLFKADAVDFYNLELSNTNIVDHTTHYFKKHDGVAFVIED